In Helianthus annuus cultivar XRQ/B chromosome 8, HanXRQr2.0-SUNRISE, whole genome shotgun sequence, a single genomic region encodes these proteins:
- the LOC110873165 gene encoding tobamovirus multiplication protein 2B has translation MGYFYHFVPAKKARAMEGATPAMSGRARRENSAKTMVSDQISQAVLSTSNLIRIMLQASPSQDNLVKLPKNLLAKASTIKNTQQVLEQMPSVISSLDAYMDTGLQSVSHLETVTRLLSNIENNQLKPLTDDQPLIEEPKPN, from the exons ATGGGGTATTTTTACCATTTTGTTCCAGCGAAAAAAGCAAGAGCGATGGAAGGTGCAACACCAGCAATGAGCGGAAGAGCACGAAGAGAGAACTCAGCGAAAACAATGGTCAGCGATCAGATCTCACAGGCCGTTCTCTCCACCTCTAATCTCATCCGCATCATGCTTCAGGCGTCTCCCTCTCAG GACAATCTTGTAAAGCTTCCTAAAAACCTATTGGCTAAAGCGTCTACCATAAAAAACACTCAGCAG GTCTTGGAGCAGATGCCTTCGGTGATTTCTTCCTTGGATGCATACATGGACACTGGACTACAGAG TGTTTCTCATCTTGAAACTGTAACGCGGTTGCTAAGCAACATAGAGAACAACCAGCTCAAGCCTTTAACTGATGATCAACCCTTGATAGAG GAACCTAAACCAAATTGA
- the LOC110873166 gene encoding vacuolar protein sorting-associated protein 55 homolog, whose translation MADLPGYLITCLNSGKLALLAILVSGGIVLQILACVLYNNWWPMLTALTYLVLPVPLILFAGSDTSIYFNESESSWVDATKFLTGASAVGSIAIPIILKHAGVITWGAFAMELSSLFVFVTAISCFLGMNNDDGGYSMI comes from the exons ATGGCTGACTTACCAGGTTATCTGATAACCTGTTTGAATTCTGGGAAACTTGCTCTTTTGGCTATTTTGGTATCGGGAGGGATCGTATTGCAAATACTA GCATGTGTTTTGTACAATAATTGGTGGCCAATGCTAACAG CATTGACGTATTTGGTTCTCCCTGTGCCGTTGATATTGTTTGCTGGTTCGGATACGTCTATATACTTCAATGAATCTGAAAGCAG TTGGGTGGATGCAACCAAGTTCCTGACAGGAGCTTCAGCAGTGGGCAGCATAGCAATTCCTATAATCTTGAAGCATGCCGGCGTGATTACATGGGGTGCATTTGCAATGGAGCTTTCGTCGCTTTTTGTGTTTGTTACGGCCATATCTTGTTTCCTTGGAATGAATAATGATGATGGTGGGTATAGTATGATCTAa